A stretch of the Ipomoea triloba cultivar NCNSP0323 chromosome 16, ASM357664v1 genome encodes the following:
- the LOC116007968 gene encoding uncharacterized protein LOC116007968, with amino-acid sequence MLLINRKRRKKKLMMSIYLSRSFPRSNSSFFLCSGNALQSEVLRLREEMFLVDAGLGTPRICMQDEPTGVPINRATRFENKVGSLDLVAGESLIKEQILERFFIDLVAGESLIKERAAARFNDLVGSTDVVAGEPLLLLPRRFRQNRAWLELNKIWRTNTKVKGFIIEKVKGGSSVAIAGFITFLPFRRRQRRSNDRFAIESINPKKTNIVE; translated from the coding sequence ATGCTTCTGATCAATAGgaagaggaggaaaaaaaaGCTTATGATGAGCATCTATTTGAGTCGATCATTTCCAAGATCTAATTCCAGTTTTTTCTTATGTAGTGGAAACGCCTTACAATCTGAAGTTTTACGCTTAAGGGAAGAAATGTTCTTGGTGGATGCAGGACTTGGGACCCCCAGAATTTGTATGCAAGATGAGCCTACAGGAGTCCCAATCAACCGAGCCACCAGGTTTGAGAATAAGGTGGGATCCCTGGATCTAGTAGCCGGTGAATCACTGATCAAAGAGCAGATTTTGGAGAGATTCTTCATCGATCTAGTGGCCGGTGAATCACTGATCAAAGAGCGAGCAGCCGCCAGGTTTAATGATTTGGTGGGATCTACAGATGTAGTGGCTGGTGAAccgcttcttcttcttccacgAAGATTCAGACAAAACCGAGCTTGGCTGGAACTGAACAAGATTTGGCGAACGAATACAAAGGTCAAAGGCTTTATTATTGAGAAAGTAAAAGGAGGTTCTTCAGTAGCCATCGCAGGTTTCATTACTTTTCTTCCATTCCGTCGTCGTCAAAGAAGATCGAATGATCGATTCGCCATTGAGAGCATTAACCCCAAAAAGACGAATATTGTGGAatga
- the LOC116007849 gene encoding protein unc-13 homolog: MEGASLMQQYRRDRRKLLEFLLSSGLVKEFRTPSGPTTSLTNVNLDALSIDYVLECIQSSGVIDISIATKKYREELHHPITMQSRFGDSYFLLSGAETTGSPPRRMPPPVTAHNYNNKYTSRGSDLSGSLSSYEYELKRATSESTRSVPRNQVHILKIGLPTLQTGLSDDDLRESAYEVFLACMVFSGIELHLSDSRRKEKTSRFLAGLKNKRGKRNPISDSPDRQSELIDIFRSQMQISEAMDSLIRQHLASFATGKTLGQVDVPQIVLGLLNGMLKSDFQNEKSYIQWKNRQANILEELLSSADYVNNEKQSVETLVERIRNSEDWDTRMSASERNRVLLAIRNIALTLSSMPPKYGIQGENYYWSAGYQLNVRVYEKLLLGLFDILEDGQLIEEAAEILMLLKSTWSMLGITQKLHNVMYAWVLFQQFVGTEEAVLLDYLILEMRKVLSAEDEDQKEENYIESLLCFTTCDGCQTRSNLIQSTIFSISLWCDSKLQDYHLHFTKKPTLLKGVMSMALAVGPYSFVSRDKNQFTDFDASDRTVHRKVKDYVESSIEAACRRVTDAIGLGCKIDRMQPLALLASELKLIAEKELTQFYPILQQFSPEAGIASALKFHKTFGERLEPFLNGVTCLSEGVREVLTAAALLEDCLFQLYSLGQKESGLHSPSIKGFEYYKVSLLL, from the exons ATGGAGGGCGCTTCCCTGATGCAACAGTATCGGCGCGATCGCCGGAAGCTTCTGGAGTTTCTGTTGTCCTCCGGCCTTGTTAAAGAGTTTCGAACTCCTTCCGGTCCCACCACCTCTCTCACCAACGTCAATCTCGATGCGCTCAGCATTGATTACGTTCTCGAATGTATTCAATCCA gTGGAGTGATTGATATTTCTATAGCGACTAAGAAGTATAGGGAAGAACTTCACCATCCAATAACG ATGCAGTCGCGCTTTGGGGATtcatattttcttctttcaggTGCAGAAACAACTGGTTCTCCTCCTAGGCGGATGCCACCTCCTGTCACGGCACACAactataacaacaaatataCTTCACGTGGTTCTGATCTCTCAGGTTCTCTTTCCAGTTATGAGTATGAATTAAAACGTGCAACCTCTGAATCAACAAGATCAGTTCCAAGGAATCAAGTTCATATCCTTAAAATTGGATTACCTACCTTACAAACAG GATTATCGGATGATGACTTGAGGGAGTCTGCTTATGAAGTATTCCTTGCTTGCATGGTGTTCTCTGG GATTGAACTTCATTTGAGTGACAGTAGAAGGAAAGAGAAGACCTCTAGATTTCTGGCTGGGTTGAAGAATAAAAGGGGTAAAAGGAATCCAATATCGGATTCGCCTGATAGACAGTCAGAGCTCATTGACATATTTCGCTCACAGATGCAG ATCTCAGAAGCCATGGACAGCCTTATTCGACAACATTTGGCTTCTTTCGCAACAGGGAAAACATTGGGGCAGGTTGATGTTCCTCAAATCGTACTTGGACTGTTAAATGGAATGCTCAAGTCTGATTTTCAGAATGAAAAGTCATATATCCAATGGAAGAACAGACAA GCAAATATTCTTGAAGAGCTTCTTTCTTCTGCTGATTATGTCAATAATGAAAAGCAATCAGTTGAAACCTTGGTTGAAAGAATTAGAAATTCTGAG GATTGGGACACTAGGATGTCTGCCTCTGAGCGCAATAGGGTCCTATTAGCTATTAGGAATATAGCATTGACATTATCAAGTATGCCACCAAAGTATGGCATTCAAGGTGAAAATTATTATTGGAGTGCTGGCTATCAGTTGAATGTTAGAGTTTATGAGAAGCTACTCCTTGGTTTATTTGACATTCTTGAAGATGGCCAGCTTATAGAG GAAGCTGCTGAAATCTTGATGCTCCTCAAATCAACTTGGTCAATGTTAGGCATTACTCAGAAACTCCATAATGTGATGTATGCATGGGTGCTTTTTCAACAG TTTGTTGGGACAGAGGAGGCAGTACTTTTAGATTACTTGATTCTTGAAATGCGGAAAGTTCTGTCTGCTGAAGATGAGGATCAGAAGGAAGAGAACTATATAGAGAGCCTATTGTGTTTCACTACCTGCGATGGGTGTCAAACGAGATCAAATTTGATACAATCTACTATTTTTTCCATTAGTCTTTGGTGTGACAGCAAGTTGCAGGATTATCATCTGCATTTTACTAAG AAACCTACTCTCCTCAAGGGGGTGATGAGCATGGCATTGGCAGTTGGGCCCTATAGTTTTGTTTCACGTGACAAGAACCAG TTCACAGATTTTGATGCTTCGGATCGTACTGTTCATAGGAAGGTCAAAGATTATGTTGAGAGTTCGATAGAAGCTGCTTGCAGGAGG GTAACTGATGCCATAGGTCTTGGCTGTAAAATAGATAGGATGCAACCTTTGGCATTGCTTGCAAGTGAACTAAAGTTAATTGCTGAGAAAGAGTTGACTCAATTTTATCCAATTCTCCAACAATTTAGTCCTGAAGCTGGGATTGCTTCAGCCTTGAAATTTCACAAAACTTTTGGTGAAAGATTG GAACCATTTCTCAATGGTGTGACGTGCCTTTCTGAAGGTGTCAGGGAGGTGCTTACTGCAGCTGCTCTCTTGGAGGATTGCTTGTTTCAGCTTTACTCTTTGGGCCAAAAAGAGAGTGGGCTACATTCCCCAAGCATCAAAGGATTTGAATATTATAAGGTTTCTTTACTATTG